One Phoenix dactylifera cultivar Barhee BC4 chromosome 8, palm_55x_up_171113_PBpolish2nd_filt_p, whole genome shotgun sequence genomic window carries:
- the LOC103721721 gene encoding 15-cis-phytoene desaturase, chloroplastic/chromoplastic, with the protein MTLLFPPLSHSTFTPPKPHVSSSLPPRAIPSASPSTVSTQPGAIIVGAGLAGLAAATHLAASSVPFLLLEASDAVGGRVHTDSLDGFLLDRGFQIFLTAYPEARRLLDYPSLHLRPFYPGALVYHARRFHRVADPFRRPLHALASLPNPIGSLPDKLLVGLARLRAASLPDSVILSAPESPISDRLRAAGFSSAIVDRFFRPFLAGIFFDPNLATTSRLFDFVFKCLALGDNALPAAGISAIPAQLAARLPPGSLRLRSRVVAVDAGGGAARQPSVTLEEGDAIAADLGVIVAVEQPEAEKLLPQAFPGEEKKPKPVRSTVCLYFSADRAPVQEPILILNGSGEGIVNNMFFATNVTPSYAPVGKVLASVSLIGAFPERSDEDLTAEVVRELTGWFGSEVGSWRHLRTYRIEFAQPDQTPPTNLVGKEPRVGEGVYVCGDHRTSATFDGALVSGRRAAEALIRDRGLSKM; encoded by the coding sequence ATGACTCTCCTCTTCCCGCCGCTCTCTCACTCCACCTTTACTCCGCCCAAACCCCATGTCTCCTCCTCTTTGCCCCCTCGCGCAATCCCTTCCGCCTCCCCCTCCACCGTGAGTACCCAGCCAGGCGCCATCATCGTCGGCGCCGGCCTCGCCGGCCTCGCGGCCGCAACTCACCTCGCCGCTTCCTCcgtccccttcctcctcctcgagGCCTCCGACGCCGTCGGCGGTCGCGTCCACACCGACTCCCTCGACGGCTTCCTCCTCGACCGCGGCTTCCAGATCTTCCTCACCGCCTACCCAGAGGCCCGCCGCCTCCTCGACTACCCCTCCCTTCACCTCCGCCCCTTCTACCCCGGCGCCCTAGTCTACCACGCCCGCCGCTTCCATCGCGTCGCCGATCCCTTCCGCCGCCCCCTCCACGCCCTCGCCTCCCTCCCCAACCCCATCGGTTCCCTCCCCGACAAGCTCCTCGTCGGCCTCGCCCGCCTCCGAGCCGCCTCCCTCCCCGACTCCGTCATCCTCTCCGCCCCCGAGTCCCCTATCTCCGACCGCCTCCGCGCCGCTGGCTTTTCCTCAGCCATCGTGGACCGCTTCTTTCGGCCCTTCCTCGCCGGCATCTTCTTCGACCCCAACCTCGCCACCACCTCCCGCCTATTCGACTTCGTCTTCAAGTGCCTCGCCCTCGGCGACAACGCCCTCCCTGCCGCTGGCATCTCCGCCATCCCTGCCCAGCTCGCCGCCCGCCTTCCCCCGGGTTCCCTCCGCCTCCGCTCCCGCGTCGTCGCCGTCGACGCAGGCGGCGGCGCCGCCCGCCAGCCGTCCGTCACCCTCGAGGAAGGCGACGCGATCGCCGCCGATCTTGGGGTAATTGTCGCCGTCGAGCAACCGGAGGCCGAGAAGCTTCTCCCCCAAGCCTTCcccggagaagagaagaaaccgAAGCCGGTTCGAAGCACGGTCTGCCTTTACTTCTCCGCCGACCGGGCTCCGGTCCAGGAGCCGATACTCATCCTGAACGGTTCGGGCGAGGGGATCGTGAACAACATGTTCTTCGCCACCAATGTGACGCCGTCCTACGCGCCCGTGGGGAAGGTTCTGGCATCCGTGTCGCTGATCGGGGCGTTTCCGGAGCGGTCGGATGAGGATCTGACGGCGGAGGTGGTCCGGGAGCTGACCGGGTGGTTCGGGTCGGAGGTCGGGTCGTGGAGGCACCTGAGGACGTACCGGATCGAGTTCGCCCAGCCGGACCAGACCCCGCCCACGAATTTGGTTGGCAAGGAGCCGCGGGTTGGGGAAGGGGTTTACGTTTGCGGGGACCACCGAACCTCGGCGACTTTCGATGGGGCGCTGGTGTCTGGGAGGAGGGCGGCGGAAGCCTTGATCAGAGATAGGGGGTTGTCCAAGATGTAA